GAAGAAATAGCTGATTCTCTGAATATTTCCTTGAATGATATGATTGAGGAGTTGCCAACGCAAATAGTGTCTACAGGACTAAGAGATATTATAGTACCAATAAGCAACCTTGAAACATTAAGTGCCATCAAACCTGATTTTCAGAAGATCGCGGCAGTCAGTCAAAAATATAACGCTATTGGTTTACATCTTTTTACCCTTGAGACTTTGGGGGAATCACATGCACATACTCGAAATTTTGCACCGCTGTATGGTATTTCCGAGGAGTCTGCAACAGGTACTTCGAATGGTGCTTTAGCCAGTTATCTATTTGAGTATGGCGAAATTAGCAGGGAAGAAGCAACTCATTTGATCATAGAGCAAGGCTATTCAATGAATAAGCCTTCAGAAATCATTATAGAATTGGAAACAAGGAAACAAAGCATTACTGGTGTCAAAGTAGGGGGAAGGGCCATTTCATTTGCTGAAGTTGATGTGGAAATATAAATTATGTTAAGACGTA
This portion of the Defluviitalea raffinosedens genome encodes:
- a CDS encoding PhzF family phenazine biosynthesis protein; the encoded protein is MKIKVFQVNSFAKTVQGGNAAGVVLDADGLKERDMKKIAKIIGYSETAFVSKSEGADFKVRFFTPQEEVDLCGHATIATFHTMAEQGRILPDKYTQETKAGVLQVEVKKDHTIMMNQNIPQFFEIVSKEEIADSLNISLNDMIEELPTQIVSTGLRDIIVPISNLETLSAIKPDFQKIAAVSQKYNAIGLHLFTLETLGESHAHTRNFAPLYGISEESATGTSNGALASYLFEYGEISREEATHLIIEQGYSMNKPSEIIIELETRKQSITGVKVGGRAISFAEVDVEI